In Haloarcula marismortui ATCC 43049, the sequence GGTCAGGGCATCGCGGTTGTGTTCGAGAATCCCTGCTAGTGCCGGCTACCGGCGCTGGCTGGCGACCTGTGCTTTGAAGCCGTATCTGATGACCCCCTCCTGCGTGTAGATGCGTCGCGTCGTCAGCACGACAGGTGTGCCTATCGTGACTTCGTCCGTCGCCTGAAGCACCTGTGCAGGGACACTCACGGTCTGCTCGCCTGATTGACTATGGAGCGCGATGATAGCACTATCGAACTGGCCGCTTTTCGACTGCTGGGCGACGAACTCCGGTGGCGCACCGCCCTGTCGGATAGTCGTTACTGCCTCGACTGTCCCTGTCCCGGGCAGTTCGACAGCCTCGAAATCGCTGGTGCGCTCGTGACAGTCCGTACAGGCCCCGGTCGGCGGGAAGTTCAACGCCTCACACGCGGAACACCGACCGGCGACAAGCCGGTGGCGTTGCGGAATCGTCCGCTGCCAGGACGGGACACTGACGTACGCTCCGCCACCTTCGGGTTCGTCGCGCGTAATCTCGCCTCGCCGCCTGAGGTACGCGGCGTAGGACAGGGAGACAGCACCGTCCAGCGCAGTGTTGACCGGAACGGGACCAGTGGCGACGAAGAGCGTCGCACTCGCGCCGCTTCCGTACGCAGCAATCAACACACGTTCAGCGCCATCCGCAAACGCTGTCGCCGCCCCGAGAAATGCGCTTGCTGCGCCGGTGTCCCCGAGCGAACTAACTGTGTCAGCGGCGGCGATAGTCGCTGCGTCAACCCCGAGCGCACCTGTTGCCCGATACGGGAGCTTTCCGTCCGGAGACTGGACCGCTGCTGCATCGACTGTCTCCATCGGCACGTCCAGTCTGTCCGCCGCACTGCCGAGTGTGGTCGTGAACGCCTCGCGGTCGTACTGCGTCACGCCCAGACCGGTCGTCCGGTCGTCCCCGCCCGTTCTGAAACGCGTTCCGGGGTAGGCCTCCGTGTGTGACGCTCGCTCAATGACGGTTCCGGGACCGTCATCGTCGACAACGAGCGCGACGCTCCCGGCACCGGCGGCGTGCTCGACCTCGCTGTCAGGGTCGCCCCGCGGACAGTCACTGATGATGACGAGGCCGATGTCCTCCCCGAACGGCCCGCCGTCCATGGTTGCGTCCAGTGCTTGCGCACCGGCGTGCGTGGAGCCGGTTATCGTCTGCGTCTTTGCATCGTCGGGGACGTTGAGAATACTGCAGAGTCTCGCTGCAAGGTCCTCTTCGGCCATCGGCGGTGTCGTCGTCGCAAAGGCCAGATGCGCAACGGCCGCGCCGGACGCGTCAGCTGCAGTGAGCGCACGGCGGGCCGCTTCGACACCCATCGTGACTGCGTCTTCGTCGGCATCGGGGACCGCCTTCTCATCAACCCCCGCCGCATCGAACCGACCCCAGGCGGCTTCGAACTCTTCAGCGTCGATCCGCAGGCGAGGTGCGTAC encodes:
- a CDS encoding zinc ribbon domain-containing protein — protein: MTAAGLAAIGAYAPRLRIDAEEFEAAWGRFDAAGVDEKAVPDADEDAVTMGVEAARRALTAADASGAAVAHLAFATTTPPMAEEDLAARLCSILNVPDDAKTQTITGSTHAGAQALDATMDGGPFGEDIGLVIISDCPRGDPDSEVEHAAGAGSVALVVDDDGPGTVIERASHTEAYPGTRFRTGGDDRTTGLGVTQYDREAFTTTLGSAADRLDVPMETVDAAAVQSPDGKLPYRATGALGVDAATIAAADTVSSLGDTGAASAFLGAATAFADGAERVLIAAYGSGASATLFVATGPVPVNTALDGAVSLSYAAYLRRRGEITRDEPEGGGAYVSVPSWQRTIPQRHRLVAGRCSACEALNFPPTGACTDCHERTSDFEAVELPGTGTVEAVTTIRQGGAPPEFVAQQSKSGQFDSAIIALHSQSGEQTVSVPAQVLQATDEVTIGTPVVLTTRRIYTQEGVIRYGFKAQVASQRR